One window from the genome of Anaerohalosphaeraceae bacterium encodes:
- a CDS encoding ParB/RepB/Spo0J family partition protein codes for MSSSKQKKPHLGRGLEALLGPITQNVAEPETEIVRQNDYNFPKDKELEKSKAELPLSAIRPNPYQPRQFWNENELKDLAESIRQNGIIQPILVRPAGEGIYEIIAGERRFRAAQLAGLSTVPVMIRAATDEQMLELALVENIHRTDLNPIERAKAYKNYLQTFSLTQTEAAQRLGEDRSVISNYLRLLELPEEIQTMLIENQLSMGHARAILALPDEEIRKKLAHRAMAGRLSVRDVENLVRRLLQKDTQKDAQKKEKAAYILDLEKRLESILGTKVRIEAGRKGNRGRIIIDYYSLDDFDRITAAMGLPNTETL; via the coding sequence ATGAGCAGTTCGAAACAGAAGAAGCCGCATTTAGGCAGGGGACTGGAAGCATTGTTGGGCCCTATAACTCAAAATGTGGCTGAACCGGAAACGGAAATCGTTCGGCAAAATGATTATAACTTTCCAAAAGACAAGGAGTTAGAGAAATCTAAGGCGGAGCTTCCGCTGTCGGCGATTCGTCCGAATCCTTACCAGCCGCGTCAATTCTGGAATGAGAATGAGCTGAAAGACTTGGCTGAATCGATTCGGCAGAATGGAATCATTCAGCCGATATTAGTTCGGCCGGCTGGAGAAGGAATCTATGAGATTATTGCCGGGGAGCGGCGGTTTCGGGCTGCACAATTAGCCGGTCTCTCGACGGTTCCGGTGATGATACGGGCTGCGACAGATGAACAGATGCTCGAACTGGCCTTGGTGGAGAATATACACCGGACGGATCTGAATCCGATAGAGCGGGCGAAAGCCTACAAAAACTACCTCCAAACTTTTTCCCTCACGCAGACGGAAGCGGCCCAGCGTTTGGGGGAGGACCGCTCCGTTATCAGCAACTATTTGCGGCTTCTGGAACTGCCGGAGGAAATCCAGACAATGCTCATCGAGAACCAATTGAGTATGGGGCATGCCAGGGCGATTCTGGCTTTGCCGGATGAAGAGATTCGAAAGAAGCTGGCGCATCGGGCGATGGCAGGGCGGCTGAGTGTGCGGGATGTGGAAAACCTGGTCCGCCGACTCCTGCAGAAAGATACGCAGAAAGACGCGCAGAAAAAAGAGAAGGCCGCTTACATACTGGATTTGGAAAAACGGCTGGAGTCGATTCTGGGGACCAAAGTGCGGATAGAGGCAGGCCGAAAAGGCAACCGGGGAAGGATTATCATCGATTACTATTCGCTGGATGACTTCGACCGAATCACCGCGGCAATGGGCCTGCCGAATACAGAGACCCTTTAA